In a single window of the Olivibacter sp. SDN3 genome:
- a CDS encoding glycogen/starch synthase, with protein sequence MAKTKILYITHEMSPFLELSKISEITRELPQAMQEKGFEIRILMPRFGNINERRNRLHEVIRLSGMNIVVDNNDNPLIIKVASIPAARMQVYFLDNEEYFQRKHVFTDKEGKFFSDNDERAIFFCKGALETVKKLGWSPDVIHCHGWMSTLVPAYVKTAYKDDPTFKDAKIIYSLYDDSFDHPLDPKFAEKALTGNMTAADLVSYNSPDYAGLYNGALRYADAIVLSEENIDEKLLNIVKKSEIPVTDCKSDTEFENYCNLYEQFSSEELETVA encoded by the coding sequence ATGGCAAAAACGAAGATATTGTACATTACCCACGAGATGTCGCCTTTCCTGGAGCTTAGCAAAATTTCTGAGATAACAAGAGAGTTACCCCAGGCCATGCAGGAGAAGGGCTTTGAAATACGCATATTGATGCCTCGTTTTGGCAATATTAACGAGCGTAGAAACCGCTTACATGAGGTAATTAGATTATCAGGGATGAACATTGTAGTGGATAATAATGACAATCCGCTTATCATAAAAGTGGCTTCTATCCCCGCTGCCAGAATGCAAGTTTACTTTTTAGATAACGAGGAATATTTCCAACGTAAGCATGTTTTTACAGATAAAGAAGGTAAATTCTTTTCTGACAATGATGAACGTGCTATTTTCTTCTGTAAAGGCGCATTGGAAACGGTTAAGAAGCTGGGCTGGTCTCCGGATGTGATCCACTGTCATGGCTGGATGAGCACATTGGTTCCCGCTTATGTAAAAACCGCTTATAAGGACGATCCGACGTTTAAAGATGCAAAGATTATCTATTCTTTATACGACGATTCATTCGATCATCCTTTAGATCCGAAATTTGCTGAAAAGGCACTTACTGGAAATATGACCGCAGCGGATTTGGTTAGTTATAACTCGCCAGATTATGCCGGTTTATATAATGGCGCCCTTCGATATGCAGATGCTATTGTCTTGTCGGAAGAAAACATAGATGAAAAACTGTTAAATATTGTTAAAAAGAGCGAAATTCCGGTGACTGACTGCAAAAGCGATACAGAATTCGAAAATTATTGCAACCTTTACGAGCAATTTTCCAGTGAGGAACTGGAAACTGTAGCATAG